One region of Halohasta litchfieldiae genomic DNA includes:
- a CDS encoding antitoxin VapB family protein, whose protein sequence is MSTSIRVSDDTKQMLQSLKRDDETFDELLERLAQSEQPIDIGAWSEEDADRAREAVKHSRESFE, encoded by the coding sequence ATGAGTACCTCAATTCGGGTCTCGGATGACACCAAACAGATGCTGCAGAGCCTCAAACGGGACGACGAGACGTTTGATGAACTACTGGAGCGTCTCGCACAGAGTGAGCAGCCGATTGATATCGGTGCGTGGAGTGAGGAAGACGCTGATCGAGCACGTGAGGCAGTGAAACACTCGCGGGAGAGCTTTGAGTAG
- a CDS encoding PIN domain-containing protein, with translation MTFLDSSVIIDMLAGVPDVVTAVEQRGQPYLTSSLCVFEVIHGKLGSGETDVVGVRQQFGGVQSLELNEQIALEAARMQDELLDDGDRMAVRDLLIAATARSTGDELVVADADFETHQLSTMMDVTNLRRDH, from the coding sequence GTGACGTTCCTCGATAGCTCCGTCATTATCGATATGCTAGCAGGCGTTCCGGACGTCGTTACCGCCGTCGAACAACGTGGACAACCCTATCTTACGTCCTCGCTCTGTGTGTTTGAGGTCATCCATGGGAAACTCGGTTCTGGCGAAACCGATGTCGTCGGCGTCCGCCAGCAGTTCGGTGGTGTTCAGTCATTGGAATTGAACGAACAGATTGCACTGGAAGCCGCCCGAATGCAGGACGAATTACTGGATGATGGCGACCGAATGGCGGTTCGAGATCTGCTTATCGCAGCGACCGCACGGTCGACTGGTGATGAACTCGTCGTCGCAGACGCTGACTTCGAAACCCATCAGCTCTCGACGATGATGGATGTTACAAACCTTCGCCGGGACCACTGA
- a CDS encoding dihydrolipoamide acetyltransferase family protein encodes MAVKAFTLPDVGEGVAEGELVTWLVEPGERVTEDQPVAEVETDKSLVEIPSPYNGTVKELLVDEGTIVPVGDEIISFDVDEDAVETDAEAESEAEPDRERDTTAAVEADEEVTTSEGRVFAPPRVRRLARELGVDIATVDGSGQAGRINEQDVREAAESGDEDETEGETSGPKPFTPSGKSAVSKGGESVSGAGLASDGETASTAASESPQPTPEAATRDRTAAAPATRKLADELGIDINAVPTDVEREGQPFVSPTDVRSYAEAQQDAHAADAAAVSEAAAEPAVDGAETRIPYRGIRRTIGEQMVRSKETIPHVSHHDTATVSDLVDLRTELKPVAAESGARLTYLPFVMKAVVRALKQMPVLNSTLDETNEEVVLRDDYHIGVAVATDAGLLVPVVRNVDQKTILELSEEVVDLAERARERKLSREEMQGGTFTITNYGAIGGEYATPIINHPETAILGLGAIEKRPVVEEHEDGDEVVARETLPLSLSIDHRVIDGAEGAEFTNRVIDYLEQPNRLLLEST; translated from the coding sequence ATGGCGGTCAAAGCGTTCACACTTCCTGATGTCGGCGAAGGGGTCGCGGAAGGCGAACTCGTCACGTGGCTCGTCGAGCCCGGCGAGCGAGTCACCGAAGACCAGCCCGTCGCCGAAGTCGAGACGGACAAATCGCTCGTCGAAATCCCCTCACCGTACAACGGGACGGTCAAAGAACTGCTCGTCGACGAGGGGACCATCGTCCCCGTCGGCGACGAGATCATCTCTTTCGACGTCGACGAGGATGCAGTCGAAACCGACGCGGAAGCCGAGAGTGAGGCCGAACCGGACAGGGAGCGGGATACGACCGCGGCAGTTGAGGCGGACGAAGAAGTCACGACATCGGAAGGTCGTGTGTTCGCCCCGCCACGAGTCCGGCGGCTGGCCCGCGAACTCGGCGTCGACATCGCGACGGTCGACGGTTCGGGGCAGGCAGGCCGCATCAACGAGCAGGACGTTCGAGAAGCAGCCGAAAGCGGAGACGAGGATGAAACAGAAGGCGAGACATCCGGACCGAAACCGTTCACGCCCAGCGGGAAGTCAGCCGTCTCGAAGGGCGGCGAGTCGGTGAGTGGGGCCGGACTGGCTAGCGATGGCGAGACTGCGTCGACAGCCGCGAGCGAGTCACCACAACCGACCCCGGAAGCCGCGACCCGCGACCGAACGGCGGCCGCCCCGGCGACCCGCAAGCTGGCCGACGAGTTGGGCATCGACATCAACGCGGTGCCAACCGACGTCGAACGCGAGGGCCAACCGTTCGTTTCGCCGACCGATGTCAGATCGTATGCCGAGGCCCAACAGGATGCCCACGCCGCCGACGCCGCGGCAGTCAGTGAGGCGGCTGCCGAGCCAGCGGTCGACGGCGCGGAAACACGCATCCCCTACCGCGGGATTCGCCGGACAATCGGCGAGCAGATGGTGCGGTCGAAAGAGACGATCCCCCACGTCAGCCACCACGACACCGCAACCGTCTCGGATCTGGTCGACCTCCGGACAGAGCTCAAACCCGTCGCCGCAGAGTCCGGCGCACGGCTGACCTACCTCCCGTTCGTGATGAAAGCCGTCGTGCGCGCGCTGAAGCAGATGCCGGTTCTCAACTCGACGCTCGACGAAACCAACGAGGAGGTCGTTCTCAGAGACGACTACCATATCGGGGTCGCGGTGGCAACCGACGCTGGACTCTTGGTGCCGGTCGTGCGGAATGTCGACCAGAAAACGATCCTCGAACTGAGCGAGGAGGTCGTCGACCTCGCCGAGCGAGCCCGAGAGCGCAAATTGAGCCGCGAGGAGATGCAGGGCGGGACGTTCACGATTACGAACTACGGGGCGATTGGCGGCGAGTACGCCACCCCAATCATCAACCATCCAGAGACGGCCATTCTTGGCCTCGGTGCAATCGAAAAGCGGCCCGTTGTCGAGGAACACGAGGACGGCGACGAGGTCGTTGCCCGTGAGACACTCCCGCTGTCGCTGTCGATTGACCACCGCGTGATCGACGGCGCTGAGGGTGCAGAGTTCACCAACCGTGTGATCGACTATCTCGAACAGCCGAATCGACTCCTGCTTGAGTCGACGTAG
- a CDS encoding alpha-ketoacid dehydrogenase subunit beta, with amino-acid sequence MSTEATDIDDTSGETQSLTLVQAVRDGLYTEMARDDDVILLGEDIGKNGGVFRATQGLFEEFGDDRVVDTPLAESGIIGTAVGMAAYGLKPVPEIQFSGFIYPGFDQIISHVARLRSRTRGRLTCPMVIRAPYGGGIRAPEHHSESKEAFFAHEPGLKVVMPSTPADTKGLLISAIRDPDPVVFLEPKLIYRAFRGDVPEGDYEIPIGEAATRREGSDVAVFTYGAMTRPTMAAADSLAEEGIDCEVVDLRTVSPLDREGIVEAFKKCGRAVVVHEAPKTGGLAGEITALIQEEALLYQEAPVKRIAGFDVPYPLYSLEDYYLPNEHRIADGIREVVDF; translated from the coding sequence ATGAGTACCGAAGCCACCGATATCGACGATACCAGCGGTGAGACCCAGAGCCTCACGCTCGTCCAAGCCGTGCGGGACGGCTTATATACCGAGATGGCCCGCGACGACGACGTGATCCTGCTCGGCGAGGACATCGGCAAAAACGGCGGCGTCTTCCGCGCCACGCAGGGACTCTTCGAGGAGTTCGGCGACGACCGGGTGGTCGACACCCCCCTCGCAGAGTCCGGAATCATCGGCACTGCCGTTGGAATGGCCGCCTACGGCCTCAAACCAGTGCCCGAAATCCAGTTTTCGGGGTTCATTTATCCGGGCTTCGACCAGATCATCAGCCACGTCGCTCGGCTCCGGAGTCGAACGCGAGGGCGGCTCACCTGTCCGATGGTGATTCGTGCGCCCTACGGCGGCGGGATTCGGGCACCCGAACACCACTCCGAATCCAAGGAGGCGTTTTTCGCCCACGAGCCGGGCTTAAAAGTCGTAATGCCGTCGACCCCAGCCGACACGAAGGGACTGCTGATTTCGGCGATCCGTGACCCTGACCCGGTGGTGTTCTTAGAGCCAAAACTGATCTACCGGGCGTTCCGCGGTGACGTCCCCGAAGGCGACTACGAGATCCCGATTGGTGAGGCCGCCACCCGCCGCGAGGGATCGGACGTGGCGGTGTTTACCTACGGTGCGATGACTCGTCCAACGATGGCCGCCGCCGATTCGCTGGCTGAAGAGGGGATCGACTGTGAGGTGGTCGACCTCCGAACCGTCTCACCCCTCGACCGCGAGGGGATCGTCGAGGCGTTCAAAAAGTGCGGGCGAGCCGTCGTGGTCCACGAGGCACCGAAAACCGGCGGGCTGGCCGGAGAGATCACTGCCCTCATCCAAGAGGAGGCACTGCTGTATCAGGAAGCGCCAGTCAAACGAATCGCCGGGTTCGATGTGCCGTACCCGCTCTACTCGTTGGAGGACTACTACCTCCCCAACGAGCATCGAATCGCCGATGGTATACGGGAGGTCGTCGACTTCTAG
- the pdhA gene encoding pyruvate dehydrogenase (acetyl-transferring) E1 component subunit alpha, with protein sequence MSTLQREPGERVQILDESGSVVGDLPEISDERIVDIYADMVLARHLDGRAVSLQRQGRMGTYPPMSGQEAAQVGSAYALDDPDWIFPSYREHAASTVRGMPLERTILYWMGNANGMDTPEDLNIFPIAVPIATQILHAVGMAWASRLTGHSDEAFVAYFGDGATSEGDFHEALNFAGVFDTPTVFFCNNNQWAISVPRERQTASETLAQKATAYGFEGVEVDGMDPLAVYSVTKQAVEKAKNPDADELRPTLIEAVQYRFGAHTTADDPSVYRDDAEVDDWRAKDPIARLESFCRDRGLLDDETVTEINEAVRSRVTEAIEAAESTARPGPEELFDQAYARPPPELEQQYAALEALREQYGDEVFLQ encoded by the coding sequence GTGAGCACGCTCCAGCGAGAGCCGGGCGAGCGCGTCCAGATACTCGACGAATCGGGTAGCGTCGTCGGCGACCTCCCCGAGATCAGCGACGAGCGAATCGTCGACATCTATGCGGATATGGTGTTGGCACGGCATCTCGACGGGCGGGCGGTCAGCCTCCAGCGGCAGGGCCGGATGGGAACCTATCCGCCGATGTCAGGTCAGGAGGCCGCCCAAGTCGGGAGTGCCTACGCCCTCGACGACCCGGATTGGATCTTCCCAAGCTATCGGGAACACGCGGCGTCGACGGTGCGTGGCATGCCACTCGAACGGACCATCCTTTACTGGATGGGCAACGCAAACGGGATGGACACGCCGGAAGATCTCAACATCTTCCCAATTGCGGTGCCGATTGCAACCCAGATCCTCCACGCCGTAGGGATGGCCTGGGCCTCTCGACTCACGGGCCACAGCGACGAGGCGTTCGTCGCCTACTTCGGCGACGGGGCGACCAGCGAGGGCGATTTCCACGAGGCGCTGAACTTCGCGGGCGTCTTCGACACCCCCACCGTCTTCTTTTGCAATAACAACCAGTGGGCGATTTCGGTGCCGCGAGAGCGACAGACGGCGAGCGAAACGCTGGCTCAGAAGGCAACCGCCTACGGGTTCGAGGGGGTGGAGGTCGACGGGATGGACCCACTGGCGGTGTACAGCGTCACCAAGCAGGCCGTCGAGAAGGCGAAAAATCCGGACGCCGACGAACTTCGACCAACCCTGATCGAGGCCGTCCAGTACCGGTTCGGTGCCCATACCACCGCCGACGATCCCAGCGTCTACCGGGACGACGCGGAGGTCGACGACTGGCGGGCAAAAGATCCCATTGCCCGGCTTGAGTCCTTCTGTCGGGACCGCGGACTGCTCGACGACGAGACGGTCACAGAAATCAACGAGGCCGTTCGCTCGCGGGTTACGGAGGCCATCGAGGCCGCCGAGTCGACCGCCCGTCCCGGTCCAGAGGAGCTGTTCGATCAGGCCTACGCGAGGCCGCCGCCGGAACTCGAACAGCAGTACGCCGCCCTCGAAGCGCTCCGCGAGCAGTACGGCGACGAGGTGTTTCTCCAATGA
- a CDS encoding phosphate signaling complex PhoU family protein encodes METRKIQSVGGGTYTVSLPKSWSESEGVTPGETVNVHQHRDGILAIQTQETDSNGPVQSTVRVAHEETARLEQTLRAAYAVGIKELRLVAATEFSADQRRIVDAVAKKLTGVSVVEASETEITVQVLLNRDEVSVSQSVRQLKFIALSMHETAIESLTTGSNAAYVATRDDQVDRLYAMIDRSFARALARLDEVDALGYSRPALFELWETTRELERVADHAEGIATTIPAVDDSVPDPALDEIRSFGQAARTLVDDAVAVIVGDAGAETAHETLLARDELCEQIERYTPRGSTTDGSQLRPVLHRVRRTAEHGGNIAELGLQNAVRHGELTPTPDDRGQQPQ; translated from the coding sequence ATGGAGACGCGCAAAATTCAGTCGGTCGGCGGCGGTACCTACACCGTCTCGCTACCGAAATCCTGGAGCGAGTCAGAGGGCGTCACACCGGGAGAAACCGTCAACGTCCACCAGCATCGCGACGGAATCCTGGCGATCCAAACACAGGAGACCGACTCGAACGGCCCCGTTCAGTCGACCGTTCGGGTTGCCCACGAGGAGACGGCTCGACTCGAACAGACGCTCCGGGCGGCCTACGCGGTCGGGATAAAGGAACTCAGACTCGTTGCAGCCACCGAGTTCAGTGCCGACCAGCGACGGATCGTCGACGCGGTTGCGAAGAAGCTAACCGGCGTCTCGGTCGTCGAAGCCTCAGAGACCGAAATCACCGTCCAAGTACTGTTGAACAGGGACGAAGTCTCGGTCAGCCAGTCGGTCCGCCAACTCAAATTCATCGCGCTGTCGATGCACGAAACCGCCATCGAATCGCTGACTACAGGCTCGAACGCGGCATACGTTGCGACACGCGATGATCAGGTCGACCGGCTGTATGCGATGATCGACCGGTCGTTCGCGCGAGCGCTTGCCCGACTCGATGAAGTCGACGCCCTTGGCTACAGCCGGCCCGCGCTGTTCGAACTCTGGGAGACGACACGCGAGTTGGAGCGTGTCGCCGACCATGCCGAGGGGATCGCCACGACGATCCCGGCGGTCGACGACTCGGTCCCCGACCCAGCCCTCGATGAGATCAGGTCGTTTGGACAGGCTGCACGCACGTTGGTCGACGACGCGGTTGCGGTCATCGTCGGCGATGCAGGTGCTGAGACGGCCCACGAGACGCTGCTTGCTCGTGACGAACTCTGCGAGCAGATCGAGAGATATACGCCCCGCGGGTCGACCACCGACGGCTCCCAACTGCGACCAGTGTTACACAGAGTGAGACGAACTGCTGAACACGGCGGGAATATCGCGGAACTCGGGCTCCAGAATGCCGTACGTCACGGGGAACTCACACCAACGCCGGACGACCGGGGCCAACAGCCGCAGTGA
- the pstB gene encoding phosphate ABC transporter ATP-binding protein PstB, protein MTETTSLGTDETTDTTVEPTTDHSQTGKRSEETPEAWTEYAFGGEPKMAVDGLDVHYGDDQALDDISIKIPEKSVTALIGPSGCGKSTFLRCLNRMNDRIRAASVDGTVTFEGQDIYQDGLDLVELRKRVGMVFQAPNPFPKSIRDNIAYGPRKHGRVQTDLLAKLTGRDDSEQEAEIVERSLKQAAIWEEVNDRLDDNALGLSGGQQQRLCIARCLAVDPEVILMDEPASALDPIATAKIEDLIEELAEEYTVVIVTHNMQQAARISDQTAVFLTGGRLAEYGETNQVFENPKSQRVEDYITGKFG, encoded by the coding sequence ATGACTGAAACAACATCACTCGGCACCGACGAGACAACCGACACGACAGTCGAACCGACTACCGACCACTCACAAACCGGCAAACGGAGCGAGGAGACGCCGGAGGCGTGGACTGAGTACGCCTTCGGGGGCGAGCCGAAGATGGCCGTCGACGGACTGGACGTCCACTACGGCGACGACCAGGCACTCGACGATATTTCGATCAAGATTCCAGAAAAGAGCGTGACCGCGCTGATCGGTCCCTCCGGCTGCGGCAAGTCGACGTTCCTCCGGTGTCTCAACCGAATGAACGACCGAATTCGGGCCGCGAGTGTCGACGGAACTGTCACCTTCGAAGGCCAAGACATCTATCAGGACGGACTCGATCTCGTCGAACTCCGCAAGCGGGTCGGCATGGTGTTTCAGGCTCCCAACCCGTTCCCGAAATCGATTCGCGACAACATCGCCTACGGCCCACGCAAACATGGGCGGGTCCAGACCGACCTGTTGGCGAAGCTCACCGGCCGCGACGACAGCGAGCAGGAAGCCGAAATCGTCGAACGGTCGCTGAAGCAGGCGGCGATCTGGGAGGAGGTCAACGACCGCCTCGACGACAACGCCCTGGGGCTGTCGGGCGGCCAACAGCAGCGACTCTGTATCGCCCGCTGTCTCGCGGTCGACCCCGAGGTCATTCTGATGGACGAACCAGCCTCGGCACTCGACCCGATTGCGACCGCCAAAATCGAGGACCTCATCGAGGAACTCGCCGAGGAGTACACGGTCGTCATCGTGACCCACAACATGCAGCAGGCCGCCCGGATCTCCGATCAGACTGCCGTCTTCCTTACCGGTGGCCGACTCGCGGAGTATGGCGAGACCAATCAGGTCTTCGAGAACCCGAAAAGCCAGCGCGTCGAGGACTACATCACCGGCAAGTTCGGGTGA
- the pstA gene encoding phosphate ABC transporter permease PstA, whose translation MSYTTDTELIVDDTSTAERLASAVVGLGLVTFTFSLVSLARVITEETTILGIGLYEFLAVGLLLMGIGTLTLGVGSRVGLFSTNPDQTPGLVTAALFGIGGFAIAGFVASQLLSFDTLGWLPIAILTGGVTFTGVALAPEDIGSTLPPGVAAIGVAALVLGGILTPEFAWQPEGFSATLTGSMAIPLVLSVSTLVTMWAGAKAYEGYGSKGRQTAAYLLVGINAVSIIAVLVALLLFITSKGIGPAFQGFSLVPFEWPFVTNGYSFRPEVVNGVFPAIMGTIWLVIGAVITGVPVAVAAAIFLTEYAEQGRFVGAVEIATNGLWSTPSVVYGLFGYAFLIPRLGGTTSLISGMLVLGFMLMPLCLITSREAIKAVPDEYRDASAALGVSRWETIRSVVLPAAMPGILTGVILGVGRIAGETAPILLVMAGGLRDDAPNVLGSFEFTSVPPFVANDALLESAPALPYQLYATITAGVSAENAAEFGWATAFILLVVVLSFYALGIASRIYFRRRLNA comes from the coding sequence ATGAGCTATACAACGGACACAGAGCTGATCGTCGACGACACCTCTACCGCCGAGCGACTCGCTTCGGCGGTCGTCGGGCTAGGGCTGGTGACGTTCACGTTCTCGCTGGTGAGCCTCGCCCGCGTCATCACTGAGGAGACGACGATTCTCGGCATCGGTCTCTATGAGTTCCTCGCGGTCGGCCTGCTGCTGATGGGTATCGGCACCCTCACGCTCGGTGTCGGCTCACGGGTCGGGCTGTTTAGTACGAATCCGGATCAGACACCGGGGCTCGTCACCGCAGCTCTGTTCGGCATCGGTGGGTTCGCCATCGCCGGCTTCGTCGCATCCCAACTCCTCAGCTTCGACACGCTCGGCTGGCTCCCCATCGCCATCCTCACCGGTGGTGTGACGTTCACAGGCGTTGCCCTCGCACCCGAAGATATCGGGTCGACGCTCCCACCGGGAGTCGCGGCCATCGGCGTCGCTGCCCTCGTGTTGGGTGGGATTCTCACCCCGGAGTTCGCGTGGCAGCCGGAGGGGTTCTCGGCGACACTCACCGGCTCGATGGCGATCCCGTTGGTTCTCAGCGTGTCGACGCTGGTCACGATGTGGGCCGGAGCCAAAGCCTACGAAGGGTACGGCAGCAAGGGTCGACAGACCGCTGCGTATCTCCTCGTTGGAATCAATGCGGTCAGCATCATTGCGGTGTTGGTCGCCCTGCTGCTGTTTATCACCTCGAAAGGAATTGGACCGGCTTTTCAGGGATTCTCACTTGTTCCCTTTGAGTGGCCCTTTGTCACCAACGGCTACAGCTTCCGGCCGGAGGTCGTCAACGGCGTCTTCCCGGCGATCATGGGGACGATCTGGCTCGTCATCGGTGCGGTGATCACCGGCGTTCCGGTTGCGGTCGCGGCGGCGATCTTCCTCACCGAGTACGCCGAACAGGGCCGATTCGTCGGCGCGGTCGAAATCGCGACAAACGGGCTGTGGAGTACGCCCAGCGTCGTGTATGGTCTCTTCGGCTACGCCTTCCTTATCCCGCGGCTCGGCGGCACCACCTCACTGATCTCAGGAATGTTAGTCCTCGGGTTCATGCTGATGCCGCTGTGTCTGATCACTTCCCGAGAGGCGATCAAGGCCGTGCCCGACGAGTACCGCGATGCGAGTGCGGCCCTCGGCGTGAGTCGGTGGGAGACGATTCGAAGCGTCGTGCTTCCCGCCGCGATGCCGGGGATTCTCACCGGCGTCATTCTCGGTGTCGGTCGGATCGCCGGAGAGACTGCACCGATTCTGCTGGTGATGGCCGGCGGGCTCCGTGACGACGCGCCCAACGTCTTGGGCTCGTTCGAGTTTACGAGCGTCCCGCCGTTTGTCGCCAACGACGCGCTGCTCGAAAGCGCGCCAGCGCTGCCCTACCAACTGTATGCGACTATTACCGCAGGCGTTTCGGCCGAAAACGCCGCCGAGTTCGGCTGGGCGACCGCGTTCATCCTGCTGGTCGTCGTACTGTCGTTCTACGCGCTCGGCATCGCCTCGCGGATCTACTTCCGACGGAGGCTCAACGCATGA
- the pstC gene encoding phosphate ABC transporter permease subunit PstC, with protein MTEQSLFAPGRQLQRLLAVDREIGSLAAGGGGCLVATFVLFVLNSTLAVVPLAGFLAVTGYGWYAHQAETARALTFLATVSTILILGLITVYVFIEALPVLQRMGVRLFGFTEPVEVVGVTLIPSVDSFWSTSQHTYSLIPMIWGTFVTTLIATAIAAPLGIAAALFLAEIAPPLVRETVKPGVEILAGIPSIVYGYLGFVVLNTFLYENLEMANLGSLFLVGLVIGLMALPTVVSVADDALTSVPDSMRDGAVAMGLTEWQTMKSITLPAALSGVSAAVLLGIGRAVGETMAATVILGHSQVLPDPLQDVFDNTETLTSLIASQYGNANGLHMNALFTAGVVLFVTVLILSIAARRIELRMDSKLGGSQ; from the coding sequence ATGACTGAGCAATCACTGTTCGCTCCCGGACGGCAGTTGCAACGACTGCTCGCTGTCGACCGCGAGATCGGGTCGCTGGCCGCCGGTGGCGGTGGCTGTCTGGTCGCCACGTTCGTCCTGTTCGTCCTGAACTCGACGCTCGCGGTGGTCCCACTGGCCGGCTTTCTGGCCGTTACCGGCTACGGCTGGTATGCCCACCAAGCCGAGACCGCCCGCGCGCTGACGTTCCTCGCGACCGTCTCAACGATCCTCATCCTCGGACTGATCACCGTCTACGTGTTCATCGAAGCCCTGCCCGTCCTCCAGCGGATGGGCGTCCGGCTGTTCGGCTTCACCGAGCCAGTCGAAGTCGTCGGCGTGACGCTCATCCCGAGCGTCGACAGCTTCTGGAGCACGAGCCAACACACCTACTCGCTGATCCCAATGATCTGGGGGACGTTCGTGACGACACTGATCGCGACGGCTATCGCCGCGCCGCTGGGAATCGCCGCCGCGCTGTTTCTCGCCGAGATCGCCCCGCCGCTGGTCCGTGAGACGGTCAAACCCGGCGTCGAAATCCTCGCTGGCATCCCCTCCATCGTCTACGGCTACCTCGGCTTCGTCGTACTGAACACGTTCCTCTACGAGAACTTGGAGATGGCCAACCTCGGCAGCCTGTTTCTGGTCGGCCTCGTGATCGGCCTGATGGCACTGCCGACGGTCGTCTCGGTTGCCGACGACGCGCTCACCAGCGTCCCCGACAGCATGCGCGACGGTGCGGTGGCGATGGGACTCACCGAGTGGCAGACGATGAAGTCAATTACGCTGCCGGCGGCGCTGTCGGGTGTCTCGGCGGCAGTGCTGCTCGGAATCGGCCGCGCAGTCGGCGAGACGATGGCCGCGACGGTGATCCTCGGCCACAGTCAGGTGCTGCCCGATCCGCTGCAGGACGTCTTCGACAACACCGAGACGCTCACCAGCCTGATCGCCAGCCAGTACGGCAACGCCAACGGCCTGCATATGAACGCGCTGTTCACTGCGGGCGTCGTGCTGTTCGTGACCGTCCTTATCCTCAGCATTGCGGCCAGACGCATCGAGCTTCGGATGGACAGCAAACTCGGAGGCAGCCAATGA
- a CDS encoding PstS family phosphate ABC transporter substrate-binding protein — MTSDGERLSEIVTRRKFMVASGAAGIAGLAGCAGGEGSNTADGSEGGDSEPLTADGSSTVYPITSRAGSLWNGNAPASDEEYWGPSQYGIDTDQNMADYWAGLYGFEPSGEEGTPPFFTSIGLNHTGVGLEKLENGQVDIGDASAPVSAEFPDRSEEELSSFTDHVVAIDAQPVIVSQEIYEAGVTELTLMDIQDIYQGRVTNWSELGGPDREIQAIGRAEGSGTDTSFRANVLGDPDASMSGVDSRRGQNQQVKTDIDNADNAIAYIALAFVDDSTPALNLEIDGTLFEYPDDFGTLDYPLSRALHTYTWDGTSDKEAAFIRMLLSDYGQQMFVETANYLPLVDERRQEEIDKLPEPSN; from the coding sequence ATGACGAGTGACGGAGAGCGTCTGTCCGAGATCGTAACGCGCCGCAAATTCATGGTCGCCTCGGGTGCTGCAGGGATCGCCGGCCTCGCGGGCTGTGCGGGTGGGGAGGGCTCCAACACCGCAGACGGCAGCGAAGGCGGCGACAGCGAGCCGCTGACCGCCGACGGCTCCTCGACGGTCTACCCGATTACGAGTCGGGCCGGATCGCTCTGGAACGGCAACGCCCCAGCCTCCGACGAGGAGTACTGGGGTCCAAGCCAGTATGGGATCGACACCGACCAGAACATGGCCGACTACTGGGCGGGTCTCTACGGCTTCGAACCCAGCGGCGAGGAGGGCACCCCGCCGTTCTTTACCTCAATCGGCCTCAACCACACCGGTGTCGGCCTCGAAAAGCTCGAAAACGGGCAGGTCGACATCGGCGACGCCAGCGCCCCGGTCAGCGCGGAGTTCCCCGACCGCAGCGAGGAGGAACTCTCATCGTTTACCGACCACGTCGTTGCGATTGACGCCCAGCCTGTCATCGTCAGCCAAGAGATCTATGAAGCCGGTGTCACCGAACTGACGCTCATGGATATCCAGGATATCTACCAAGGCCGAGTCACCAACTGGTCGGAGCTCGGCGGTCCCGACCGGGAGATTCAGGCCATCGGCCGCGCCGAAGGCTCCGGAACTGATACCTCCTTCCGCGCCAACGTGCTGGGCGACCCTGATGCCTCGATGAGCGGCGTCGACAGCCGTCGTGGCCAGAACCAGCAGGTCAAAACCGATATCGACAACGCCGACAACGCGATTGCCTACATCGCCCTGGCGTTCGTCGACGACTCGACGCCCGCCCTCAACCTCGAAATTGACGGCACGCTCTTCGAGTACCCCGACGACTTCGGGACGCTCGACTATCCGCTGTCGCGTGCGCTTCACACCTACACGTGGGACGGCACTTCGGACAAGGAGGCGGCGTTCATCCGGATGCTGCTGAGCGACTACGGCCAGCAGATGTTCGTCGAAACCGCCAACTACCTGCCGCTGGTCGACGAGCGACGCCAAGAAGAGATCGACAAACTCCCAGAGCCGTCGAACTGA